In Pirellula sp. SH-Sr6A, the DNA window ATAGATGACTCAACACGACCTCGACCTGACGATTACCAAGATCAGCCACCGAACCCCTGGAGCAGGAGGTTCTTGGGTCCAAGGGAAGATCAACAACGAATACCGATTCGATGCCCTGGTCTTCTCGGAACACGCGGAATGCGAATCGTACGAATTGGGAAGGAGCAAGATTTCGAAGCTTTGGATCCAACGCCTTTCCGATCGCGCGGTGATGTTCAACTTCGACCGCGGGTTGGATGTCGCTGCGGTCAACACCGAGGTTCAGGTGGTGGTTGATTTTCTTTGCGAAGGACTCTCCGACTTGGTCTTTGGTTCCTAAGCCGAAACGCGGAAGCGATCCGCGTCGCCGATCGGTGGTTCGATCGGCCTGAAGACGGCAGCCAACCACGAACATGAACAAGAGGTGATCAAGATGAAGAAGGCAGACGTAAAGATCGGCGGCAAGTATTACGCGAATGTTTCCGGCAACCGTTGTGAAATCCGAATTGATGCTGAGAAACCGCGTGGCGGATGGGATGCCACGAATCTGGCCACAGGCAAGAAGATTCTTATCAAAAGCGCACAGCGTCTTCATGGGGAGGTGACGACGCGAGCCGGCCAAGCCAAGGTGACCACCGAGGGAAATGTCACCGTGGTCGAGAATGAGCCGGCAACTGTCGAATCGTTCGGGGAGTCCGCGACCAAGGTGGCCGTTCTTAAGAAGCCTCGTAAAACCAAACCTGCTGCAAACGAATCGGCGGCGGCCGAAACAGCGGCGACTGGGAAAAAACGAATGAGCTGCATCGAAGCGGCATTGAAGGTCCTCTCCGAATCCACAGAACCCATGAACACGCAACAGATGATTGCTGCCATGGAAGCGAAGGGGTACTGGTCGAGCCCGGGTGGAAAAACTCCCCACGCGACCCTCTACAGCGTGATCCTTCGCGACTTGGCCAAAGGCGATTCGAGCCGGTTTGTAAAAGCCGAGCGCGGACGCTTTACAGTCTCCACCAAATAAGCCGAAGGCGATGCAATCATGCGAATTCGATTGAAGAGTGGCGACCGCATACGGTTGGTCTCGATGCCTGATGATCCCGATCCAATCCCGGTCGGGATGCTTGGAACCGTCACCGAGGTTCATGAGCATCGAGACTGGATGCAGGTTGAGGTGGATTGGGACAACGGCCGCTCCCTGATGCTGACCCTTCCCGATGACTGTATTGAGATCATCGATTCCCAGAACTCCGAATCCTGTAGGGACCACACCATGTCGACGCGAGCAACGATTGCCCATTCCGATAGCGATGGGAGCTACCACGCTACCTACCTGCATTTCGATGGATATCCGGAACATGCAGGGGTGATTCTCAACCAATGGTACAACTCCATCGAGAAGGCCTCGGCGTTGATCGCCGGAGGAGAACTGCGAAGTTTGAACTCGAGCGATGGGGCACCCGAGTATTTCTCTCGGGCACAACCCCCAAAGCATCTCTGCGACCGGATGTCGCTCATGACGTTTGCACGCGGCTGCGATGCGAACTACCTTTACGTCTTCGAAGACGGGCATTGGCACTGCCACAAGCTTTAGCTCTTACTTGGCGTCCGCAGCACGCATCGGAATCGGAGACTCGCCGGTCCGCTCCAAGATCGCCGGCTTGCCAGTGAATCGCTGGTAGCGATCAACGATGACGTCGGCGTAGAGGCAATCGAGTTCCATCAAAAAGGCATTGCGACCGCATTGCTCGGCGCCGATCAAGGTCGAGCCGCTACCACCGAAGAGATCAAGCACATTCTCGCCAGGGAGCGACGAATACTGCATGGCTCGTATCGCAAGCTCCACAGGCTTTTCGGTGAGGTGGATCATTGATTGCGGATTGACCTTCTTTACTTGCCACAGATCGGTTGCATTGTTGGGCCCGTAGTACTTATGCCCCGCCCCTTCCTTCCATCCGTAGAACGCCCATTCATGCGCGCCCATGAAGTCTTTGCGTGTCAAAACAGGATGCTGCTTGTCCCAAATGATCGATTGGGAGAAATACAAACCATGCTTAGCAAGGAACGGAGGGTAGTTGCCACAGTTGGCGTAGCCTCCCCAGATGTAGAAGCACCGGCCAGGCAACAGAACGCGTGCGATATTCCCAAACCACGCATCGAGCAATCGATCGAACTCGTTGTCGCTAACAAAGTCGTTCGCGAGGGGGCGATCCTTAGGCCGGAGCTTCTTAT includes these proteins:
- a CDS encoding winged helix-turn-helix domain-containing protein, with the translated sequence MKKADVKIGGKYYANVSGNRCEIRIDAEKPRGGWDATNLATGKKILIKSAQRLHGEVTTRAGQAKVTTEGNVTVVENEPATVESFGESATKVAVLKKPRKTKPAANESAAAETAATGKKRMSCIEAALKVLSESTEPMNTQQMIAAMEAKGYWSSPGGKTPHATLYSVILRDLAKGDSSRFVKAERGRFTVSTK
- a CDS encoding DUF4314 domain-containing protein; this encodes MRIRLKSGDRIRLVSMPDDPDPIPVGMLGTVTEVHEHRDWMQVEVDWDNGRSLMLTLPDDCIEIIDSQNSESCRDHTMSTRATIAHSDSDGSYHATYLHFDGYPEHAGVILNQWYNSIEKASALIAGGELRSLNSSDGAPEYFSRAQPPKHLCDRMSLMTFARGCDANYLYVFEDGHWHCHKL